A segment of the Bacteroidota bacterium genome:
TTGTTGAAGGATATTCATATTCCGACAAAGAAACACTCGAAAGCATCGAAGATATCTACAGCCGTACATCATATTTACCCGATCCACATGGCGCAGTTGCATATTTAGGACTTAGTGAAGCCATGAATGACAGGAAAAACACTGTTGGAGTTTTTGTAGAAACCGCACACCCGGCAAAATTTATAGAAACTTTCACAGACTCTCAAAAAGAAAACTTAGAGATTCCCGAAAGACTGTCAAAGTTCATGAATAAGGAAAAATCGGCGATTAAAATGGATAACAATTTCGAGAGCTTTAAAAAATATTTGCTTTCGAGATAAATAAGATAAATAACTAAAACTTTTTCTACAAAAAACATTCTGATTTGCTTTTCATTAGCCATCGTAACAAAACAAGCCGTAATCACTTGTAAATCAAAAGAAAAATATCAATATACAACCTTTAGAGGCCGTAATAATAAAAAAAGAAGTTTTAGAACAATAATCAAAATTGTCGTGATTTGTATTTTCAATATCTATGTTGAAAAAGCGCAAATGAAAAATTGATCAAAAAAATAATAACAATATAAAACATCATGAGTAAGACATTATTCGATAAAGTTTGGGATTCCCACGTAGTTCGCAGTGTAGAGGATGGACCGGATGTTGTGTTCATCGATCGTCACCTGGTACACGAGGTAACAAGTCCTGTTGCCTTTTTGGGATTGAAGAATAGAGGAATAAAAGTAGCATACCCTGAAAAGACTTTTGCGGTTGCCGATCACAACACTCCAACAATAAACCAACATTTACCCGTTACAAATATTGAATCTAAAAATCAGCTTGAGGCACTTGAACGCAACACTGCTGAATTTGGTGTTAGTCACTGGGGTCTAGGTCATGAAAAAAATGGTGTTGTACATGTCGTTGCTCCGGAAAATGGTGTAATTGTTCCAGGTGCTACAGTTGTTTGCGGTGATTCGCACACTTCTACTCATGGCGCATTTGGAGCTATTGCCTTCGGTATTGGAACTTCTGAGGTAGAAATGGTTTTGGCTTCGCAAAACATTATGCAGGCAAAACCTAAGAAAATGCGTATTACTGTTGATGGAGAATTATCTAAAAGTGTACTTCCGAAAGATGTTGCTCTTTACATCATTTCTAAACTTTCAACATCAGGAGCTACAGGATATTTTGTAGAATATGCCGGTGATGTTTTCGAAAAAATGAGCATGGAAGGTCGTATGACTGTATGTAACCTAAGTATAGAAATGGGTGCCCGTGGGGGTATGATCGCTCCTGACCAAACTACTTTCAACTATGTTCAGGACCGTGAATTTGCACCAAAAGGTGAAGCATGGAATAATGCAATGGAGTACTGGAAAACTCTAAAAACTGATGAAGATGCATTATTCGACAAAGAATTCATCTTTGATGCCGCTGATATAGAACCGATGATTACTTACGGAACAAATCCGGGTATGGGAATCGGCATTTCTCAGGATGTTCCGGAAGTAGAAAACACATTAGAAGCTAAAGAAACTTTCACAAAATCTTTGAAATACATGAATTTCAAAGAAGGAGAAGCAATGAAAGGAAAAAATATTGATTATGTTTTCCTTGGTTCTTGTACAAACGGACGTATCGAAGATTTCCGTCAATTTGCATCTGCCGTAAAAGGAAAGAAGAAAGCTGACCACGTTACCGCATGGTTAGTTCCGGGTTCACACATTGTAGAAAAGCAAATTAAAGATGAAGGTATTTTAGATATCTTAAACGAAGCAGGTTTTGAATTACGTCAGCCGGGCTGTTCAGCATGTTTAGCTATGAACGATGATAAAATTCCTGCCGGAAAATTATCTGTAAGCACATCAAACAGAAACTTTGAAGGACGTCAGGGACCGGGTTCACGTACAATGCTGGCATCTCCTTTAGTAGCTGCTGCAGCGGCTGTTACAGGTAAGGTTACTGATCCTAGAGAATTAGACTAAAACTAACCGTCATCTTGAGCGAAGCGTAGCGGAGTCGAAAGATCTCATATTTATAAGGAGATTCCTCCATTCCGCTGCGCTGCAGTCGGAATGACGTAATAAGAAATAATAAAATGGCATACGATAAATTTGTAGTATTAAAAAGTAGCGCATATCCACTTCCTATCGACAATGTGGATACTGATCAATTAATCCCTGCAAGATTT
Coding sequences within it:
- the leuC gene encoding 3-isopropylmalate dehydratase large subunit; its protein translation is MSKTLFDKVWDSHVVRSVEDGPDVVFIDRHLVHEVTSPVAFLGLKNRGIKVAYPEKTFAVADHNTPTINQHLPVTNIESKNQLEALERNTAEFGVSHWGLGHEKNGVVHVVAPENGVIVPGATVVCGDSHTSTHGAFGAIAFGIGTSEVEMVLASQNIMQAKPKKMRITVDGELSKSVLPKDVALYIISKLSTSGATGYFVEYAGDVFEKMSMEGRMTVCNLSIEMGARGGMIAPDQTTFNYVQDREFAPKGEAWNNAMEYWKTLKTDEDALFDKEFIFDAADIEPMITYGTNPGMGIGISQDVPEVENTLEAKETFTKSLKYMNFKEGEAMKGKNIDYVFLGSCTNGRIEDFRQFASAVKGKKKADHVTAWLVPGSHIVEKQIKDEGILDILNEAGFELRQPGCSACLAMNDDKIPAGKLSVSTSNRNFEGRQGPGSRTMLASPLVAAAAAVTGKVTDPRELD